The window CCAGTGCCGGGTGGACCTCACTCTGATGCACGGCGCCGAACGGGCCCACCAGTTCGCGGCGGCATATGCCTCGATCGCGGGAGAGGCGGCAGTAAAGGACTTGTGGTTCTGGGACGCGTACCTGAGCCTGCACGCCCTGGCCAGCCTCCATTACTTCGAGGCCGGCTACATCGACCTCGGCCTGCGCGACGAGGACATGCAGGCCAGGCGGCAACGCCTGGAGCGCTTCCTCGAGGATGCCCTGGCGCAGGCTGGCTAGCCTCCTCTCGAGGCTACTCGAAGACGAGGATGGAGCGGCCCGCGATTTTGCCCTGCTCGAGCGCGCGGCAGGCCTCGTTGATCTCATCGAGCTTGAAGCGCTGCGTGACGAGCAAATCGAGGGGCAGTTTGCCTTCCTTGAACCACTGCACGTACATCGGAAAGTCTCTGTCCGGCCGGCTCGAGCCGCCGATCGAACCGATGTAGCGGCGCGCCGAGAAGAGGTCCCGCATGTTGAGGGTGGCCGTGGTCTGCGGCACGCCCACCAGCACCGCGGTGCCGCCTTCCCGCAGCCCCCCAACTCCTGGCTTCACCGCCGGCAACACCTGCTCCATCGTCTTTTGCACGCCGATCGCGTCGAACGCGAAGTCGACGCCGCCTTGCGTGAGCTCTCGAATGCGCACGACCGGGTCCTCGCTGGCAGCGTTCACGCCGATGGTCGCGCCGAAGCGGCGGGCGAAGGCCAGCTTCTCGTCGCTGAGGTCGACCGCGATGATCGGGTCGGCGCCGACGTTGGCGCAGGCCTGGACGATGCAAAGCCCGACGCCGCCGACGCCGAACACGGCTACGGAGTTGCCCTTCTGCACCTTCGCGGTGTTCAGGGCAGCCCCGCAGCCCGTCATCACGGCGCAGCCAATGATCGCCGTAACGTCGGTCGGGACGTCGTCCGCCAGCTTCACCACCAACTGCTGGTCTGCAATCGTAGTCTCGGTCCAGGTGAACGCGCCTGCGCTGACGTCCTGTCCCCTGAACTTGATCGTGGCGGGCTGGGGTCTGGGCATCCCTGGCTCGGAGGCGCGCGGGATCCAGGTGACCATCACCCGGTCGCCCTCCCGCACGTGCGTGACGTCGCGGCCCTTTGCCACCACCACGCCCGTGGACTCGTGCCCGAGCACGAGAGGCGTGCGTGAGGCGGGGTTGTGGAGCTGGTGCAGTTGTGAGTGGCATACGCCGCTGGCGAACTGCTTGACGATGACCTGCTGCGGCCCGGGGTCCGGCAGTTCGACTTCCTCCACAACGAGAGGCTTACCGTGCTCCACGTGGACTGCGGCGCGGGTCTTCACAACAAGCTCCTTTGGCTTTGGGGTGAGACGGGGCGGGCAAAGTATAGGGCATCGCGCGGCTGTTGCCTTCAGCGCCCCTATACTTGAGCCGGCGATGCAAATACTCACGGTCTCGCAGGTGACGGCGCGGCTCAAGGAGATGCTGGAGTCCGACCTCCTCCTGTCCGACCTCTGGATCTCGGGCGAAGTGTCGGAAAGCTCGCGGCCGGCCTCGGGCCATACCTACTTCGTGCTCAAGGACGCGAACTCGCAGTTACGGGGCGTCTTCTTTCGCCCGGCCTACGAGCGGCAGCGCCTGATGCTGCAGTACCTGGAACGAGGCGCCCAGGTGATCGTGCACGGCAAGCTCACGCTCTATGAGCAGCGCGGCGAGCTGCAGTGCATCGTCGACTTCGTGCGGCCGGAAGGAGTTGGCGTGCGGCAGGCGCAGTTCGAGCGGCTGCGGCAACAGCTGGAGGAGGAGGGCCTCTTCGACACGGCGCGTAAGCGGCCCCTGCCCGCCTTCCCTAGGCGCATCGGCGTCGTGACCTCGCCCACGGGCGCCGTCTTCCACGACATCCGCAATGTCATCGCCCGGCGCTGGCCGCTGGCAGAACTGGTGCTTGCACCGACGCCCGTGCAGGGGCCAGAGGCTGTGCCGGGCATCCGCTTCGCCATCGAGGCCCTGAACGCGCGCGGGGACGTGGACGTGATCATCCTGGCGCGGGGCGGCGGTTCCGTGGAGGAACTCTGGGCCTTCAACGAGGAGCCCGTCGCGCGCGCCGTCTTCGCTTCTCTGGTGCCGGTCGTGTCCGCCGTTGGG of the Dehalococcoidia bacterium genome contains:
- the xseA gene encoding exodeoxyribonuclease VII large subunit, which gives rise to MQILTVSQVTARLKEMLESDLLLSDLWISGEVSESSRPASGHTYFVLKDANSQLRGVFFRPAYERQRLMLQYLERGAQVIVHGKLTLYEQRGELQCIVDFVRPEGVGVRQAQFERLRQQLEEEGLFDTARKRPLPAFPRRIGVVTSPTGAVFHDIRNVIARRWPLAELVLAPTPVQGPEAVPGIRFAIEALNARGDVDVIILARGGGSVEELWAFNEEPVARAVFASLVPVVSAVGHETDVTICDFVADRRAPTPSAAAEMVVPDQANVWAMVRGLLASAAASARNHLARDAALVDGALARSLRAMPDIGRLRQRCDDLERRATSACLAAQERRRGLLESCLRQMQALDPQATLNRGYAVVHKDGRVVSSIAAVATGDTLVVKVSDGGFPARVDAPGTRRRGRKPAAARANGRKPQGEGVQKALLF
- a CDS encoding zinc-binding dehydrogenase, producing MKTRAAVHVEHGKPLVVEEVELPDPGPQQVIVKQFASGVCHSQLHQLHNPASRTPLVLGHESTGVVVAKGRDVTHVREGDRVMVTWIPRASEPGMPRPQPATIKFRGQDVSAGAFTWTETTIADQQLVVKLADDVPTDVTAIIGCAVMTGCGAALNTAKVQKGNSVAVFGVGGVGLCIVQACANVGADPIIAVDLSDEKLAFARRFGATIGVNAASEDPVVRIRELTQGGVDFAFDAIGVQKTMEQVLPAVKPGVGGLREGGTAVLVGVPQTTATLNMRDLFSARRYIGSIGGSSRPDRDFPMYVQWFKEGKLPLDLLVTQRFKLDEINEACRALEQGKIAGRSILVFE